Within Vespa velutina chromosome 8, iVesVel2.1, whole genome shotgun sequence, the genomic segment gcatactttaaaatttatactacaattataattatgatatatatttataatataacagcGTTAGCTGGCGGCGAAGatacacgagagagagagagagagagagagagagagagagagagagagagagagagagagagagaaagagagagagagagagaaagagagagagagagagagagagagaaagagagagaaagaaagagaaagataagagagaaagatataaaacaaaagtgataaatcgagaaaatcgaatgttaaattaataaggaagaatgaatgaatgggTTCGAAATGTGTAAAATCGTTTAACTCGTTTACATCGTCGATTTCAATAGACGACCCCACCTCCTCTTCTAATCTATGACGTTTGATGTGTGAAAGTTCATTGTTTATTCTTAGATCAGTATTTTTTGcgtttatagatatatatatatatatatttatatataagtttaattataagttttgtcgataaaaaataatactatatgtattaataacgatgatcgGAATCGCATCGCAGTTAAAAGTTGCTCTATCTGAAAAGACtgtttcgtttatttaaacgatatatatatatatatatagatatatatatatatacacatacacataacttcttttatatcataatcTTATAATAAGCATTAGATTTGTAGGTACACGAAACGTCATTGTACCGACTGTTGATCGTGACagtataaatgtattatattacatgacgataatatatagtaaaatataatacgtttctattaaaaaaaaaaaaaaataaataaataaataaataaacaaaaataaaaaaaaaataaaaaatcgtataATCGTTGTCTTTTAATTATGACGTAGGATCGCTTGAAATccataatcataattaattgattctgtgggataaatattatcacgtatacgatattaatattcgtgagccttgaaaatatttttgatttacgtatattaaaaaaaaaaaaaggaaaaaaacaatgtGATAACACGATGAGAATactcaaaattttttatgatccAAAATGATCCACTTTCGAAAATGGTCATTTTTCATGATGCCCACTtctaataaacattttaattattctcatattttgatatttaatgtgacacacatacacacacacacacacacgatacactttagaaatttttgttattagatAAAGTATCATAAGGAAACagcttcttttattaaaagtaaagcCATTGTGGTATGATAGTAAAgacgattaatttatatcaacaTACGAAGTATATTTCCATGATTTTTCAACTTGATAAACGTAagtataagaaattttatataaaacaaaaaatatcattgagaATTATGTATAATCGACGTAATTACTGTTTTCtatactgttttttttttttttttttataaagtctAGCTATCATGACGAACAAAATGAAaggtgttctttttttttttttttttctttttttcgaatgtTACTATATtgtttaacgatatatatatatatgtgtgtgtagatgataaacaattttacaatttcaatatacaataaaatatacacataaagtAAACAGACGgtttaaaattgatatagaaataccataaagaaatatattacgaGATTATAAGTTTGTTTTTAAGAGAGTAACGTGCTATGTAAGAATatgatatacaatattatcatatcacagaaaaataaatttatcaacgtcactaaaagtatttttttttgttttctttttttttttgttttttttgtttttttttttttttaataaatacacatatattagaTAACGAAGATAAGGACATAGTGAAATATACTGAGTTGGAATAAGTTTTTGGACGaaagatatgatatatatatcttgtttaGCACTGACCTCTTcgctgtaaaaaaaaaaaaaaaaaaaaaaaaaaggatgaagaaaaaatcagCTGCATATATAACTACATAATTACTTGATTAAATCTCTAtacttgtatataaatttctatatgtAAATGTTATAAGCGAATCATTGTATAAATTAAGGcacgagaaaatatttaagaaaatttgtacggttataaagtaaattaatatttcgcaTATAATAGTTTTTGAATTATGGTTTCGTCTGTGGTGCTGGAGTCAAGTAATTTTTAGGAACGTAACCGCTCTGCCCGTAACGATCTTCTACGAGCCACCATTCAtcatttcctttctcatcATGTGGCCTAATGAGCCTAAGAGCTTTACCTTTCTTCGCCGGTAATGTACCAGGTATACCACCAGCAAAATCGTACATGGTGTAATAAAActgaaaatttgtatataaaatcatttcgataaaaataatatcacctttaatttaatatccatcgattatataagattataaatCACACTTACTTCATAAGTAAGATTTTGATACGTTTGAGTTTTCGAAATTTCTTCAATGTTGCTATAAATTTGATTGGTATTAAGTTCTTCgtctatatttaaataaagtaaCGATTGCAAATTAGATTCCGACAATGGTTTTACTTCCTTTTCAGGTGAAACCATTGATATAAGATCTGACATTGAATCGGTATTCCTATTGATATTAGATTCCAAGCTAGCTGCTTCTTTGATAGGTTGTTGAATTTGTTGTAAAGGTGTCAATTTATTAGCTGGTAAAAAACCTTTGACAGTACCATTGTCGACAAGCCATCTCGTAATATCGCCCATAGGATCTTGATTCTTTATAACAGCTACCAAAGATCCTTTTGTAGCTCCCAAATCGAGTGATGTAGTTTTCgttacgttttcttttaaaacgtACAACTTATCcctcgtatatttttttgtcaatAATATTCGTTCCTCTTCGTCTTGCGAACaacattcttctctttcctcttctgtTCTTTGATTCGTACCACCGAATGAGAAACGTGCGATTTGATTCCAAAGTAAATTATGATTTACCAGGAAAGATTCTAGAATATCTTTTAGCGACACTTGAGTCGTAATCTGaggagaagaaatatttttttttttttttttttttttttttttttgttagatcgaattaattttaattatgtttaatatataaatttaagataGCACGCTTACCTCGTAaagttttaaatatcttttcgtaATTCTTCCGCTTAAAAGTTTACGAGCATTCGCAAAAGCGTTAATGCATTTAACTAAGACTTTCATAGCTGCATCGATTAATATCGGTAATTCCTCCAACAATTGTTGATTCAAGGCTTCGAAATTACCCTTTGCCGTTGCTAATTCATCCTGTACCTAATCGATCAATGACTCGTCATTAAAAAAAGACATTctttaaacgatataaatacgcgtaataaaatatgattacaATTTTGGAATCTTTATACTTTTCGCTTTTAGAAATGGCAGCGTCATAATCTAACAATTTATCGTGTctctttgttattaatattgcaGGACCTTCTAAAAATGTTGTCAATAAATTCAATGGCACATTTAAACGTATTTCCAAACAAGATTTTAAATCTTGCATAAATTGTGACCAAATTAACGAACGGATATCTcttattcgtttaatttcaaGATTTGGTGTTCCctgataatattgatttaaataatctgACATAACTTCACCGGAAATAGCCTCATcgcttaaataaataacacacATTTCGACGTCCTTTGCCAATTGCCACGTACATTTTTCTATAGATCTAAATTGTCTTTCGAGTTCTTCAAATACAGGATCCACTGCAATATTTGTCAAACCTAAACTAGCAGATAGTTTCGTACTTAAACGTGTTGACATCTTCGCAACGGAATGCATATTTAATTTAgccatttttctaattaacgtATTATCGTTGTCTAAATATTTCAACACTAAATCTTTTCGACGTTTATACTCGTTAATGTAACAAGCCACATCGGTCATCGCCTTCCATGCTTCTTTTACAGATAGTTTATCTGGATGATCATCCTCGGTAcactaaaaatattttatacaaaatttataaaaggaattaataatattcatataattataataaatctcacctttattaattcaaacaaaataagaggatattttaatattctttgtaCGGGTTTTATAAGAATGGAACTCATGTCAAAGCAAGCTATTTGATAACGTAGTGTCTCAGTACCCTTGTTAAATACACTCataatttcttcattattttcatactaaaaaatatataattataactataaataataaaaaaaaaaatatatatatatatatatatgttgtatgaTCTACATGgaatgatattgaaaaagtTATAAGATAAATTACGTTGCGTATTAAccttttttaataaagcaaGCGCTGCTTCGTGATTTCCACAGTACTTCACATATACAACGCGTAATTTATTTGCCATTTTTGTAAAGCACGTACCAATTTGCTGTAATTGCTCGTCACATCCCTTCATAGCTCTTAATATCTCATGTAGTAATTCTTCTGCAACTTggataatttctaatatgttTCCAAATAAAACATCAACATCTATACCTTTTGCTTTAAGAAAATCAGGATTAGATAGATTAAAAGTTTCATAAGTTAATGTCAGATCACGAACATACTCTTTTTCTGTAAGCACTAATTCCGATATAACGTTTTGTCTTTGATCCGCCTTTTTCTCACTAATATCTATTGATATTTCAGATGCACATGCATTATCGATTGTCGAATCTTTGTTACTGTTCTGCAATGGCATACGACCAGGAGCAGGTGCTGGTGGTGCTGGTCTATGAGGTTCTGAAAGTCTTTTTGGTTTATATTCTTCATCTGTTAATGAACTAGGCTTGTCATCTCTTAATACAACAAAATCTTCTAACAGATCCATTGTGGAATCTCTATTGGGTTCTGATATTGGGCTTGAACTTAAATATCCTCTTGGACACAAACCAATTTCgccattaacattttttacattaatccAATTTTCATTAGCCATACTGATAATAGTTACAATATCGCCTTCTGTTATATTCAAATCTCCATCCATTTGTGCTTTAAATGTATATTCCACTTTGGCCATTGTACCTGGTTCTAATATAGTATATTCTGTGCTATTGTCTTCTTTATTAAGTATTTCTTCTTTAGCTTTCATTTCTGGACAATCTACTACAATATTAACAtaagatattggaaaaattcctttattatcatcgatagaACCTTCCATCCATTCCGAATCAACGTGTTTTATGAGATGTACTATTTCCCCTGCTccaaaatttaattcatttggaAATTGAGCATTAAATGGATATAAAGTTATGGCATATGGTTTAACGTCGAATGAATTTGCATTATCGTCGCGATCATTATCTTCTGAAACTTTTTCTTTGGACGTAGAAAATTGTGGAAATAAGTCGTAATAACTTGGTGCAGGATCCTCCTCTTTATATGACTGTACCGAATAACTATTGGAAACATTATTCTCTACtgaattaatattgtatagaGACGAAGATAAAACGTTTTCTCTTGAGACACATGTATCGGTTTGATCGCTTGTCTCATCATTCATATAAGAGATAAATCCTTCTGGAAAGATCCCATTTCTACCATCTTCCGTAATTCCACGACACCAACCATCATCCAAAACTTCTGTCACAGTTACTACTTCACCTTCATTTAAATCTAATTCTTCTTCCAATTGTGCCTTCAATGTTGCTTtcactcttcctttttttcttattgatttCTTATTACCCGTTCTCTAAAAATAAAACCTAACAACTGcacatcttatttttcttttagaaaattttaattaatatttcaaataaattatatattcaattatatcgttatataaaGTGTacctttattaaatttgtatctaACTGCCACGTATGGGTGGTAGGAAAAATTCCAACTCTGGAATCTATTTGTCCGTAGTACCATCCTGATCCAACTTCATGTATTCCAATAATAAGATCCcctaataaaatgtaaatatttaattgctatgtaatatattaataataatttcatatcattgtattttttttctttattttatttttttcaatcattacACATTACCTGCTCCAAATGATAAATCTCCAGATTGTTCCCCTGCAAAGGCAGCTATTGATACAAATAAACTTTGGGTATCTAATAAGAGTGGAATCTCAACTTTATGTAAATGATTCGAAGGAAAGTTTcctgttttattatttgattgtCCGTAACACCAATGCTTGTCAATTActttatgtatctatttaagcaaaaaacataataaataaaaataatctgctttcttaaaatacatataaaaaaaaaaaaaaaaagagaaaagaaaagaaaaggttaatcaaataattttgttacatGCGTACCAAAAAGTGTTCTCCTTTGTAAAGACTTAATTCTCCATCTACAGTTGTAAAAAAATCATGTAAAACCTTTGTCAATGAGCCACTttccatatttttctatcgatatatCTTCTCCGTAAGTTTcgtatttttgataaaataaattgcatGTAGAAACGTAGCATTGACAGTTCTAATACGTTTGATAATCAATCTTatcaacttttattttatttcgaaatatatatttatataagattattatgattaacgatacaacgattaaaattctaataaaatcaataaattcgaaaattcgagaagtttttataaaataactatTTATAATTCGTATCAAAAGAGATTGCATTCATAcgtaatacgtacgtacgtctCGGTCGATAAGTAAAATTCTATGAAATAGTAATTAAACAAATGgattaattaacgaatgaagagagagagagagagagagagagaaacattattcataaatatatcggttgttcatatattttaatgattaaaaatgaatacgaaaatgaatataaaaattatgacgggatatttattattgtattttgcCAATTATCGTtggtattttaatatatatactaaacatataattttttaatcgaatttatcaTCTTATTAGAATTTATCTTCTCATCAAGACCAACACATTATGTCACAGTATTAGAGTTtgtttgaatattaattactttcgttaatttaaaatttaaaaaaaaaaaaaaaaaaaaaaaaatagtattaatttacaatttgtatgttacaaaaatatatcgtcgtcgttgttagCCATATTTGTTTGGTCAATAAACGACAGTAAATATCTCTAAACATAATGCGATACTTCTCTCAGTGCATTATATACCGTTTGAActaaaatacattaaataccGTTAGGCATCATTGAGAATGTCTCTAggaattcgaaaaaaagagcGGGAAAATATTacttgatttctttctttcttttaatattttgtttttgttctcccgagatagatattttatcaatgatctttaaaattagaagaaattacatttttctgctaaatggaaataaatttatcgggCGTCGTTacgatagaattattttatttcacaggaatatgtatatgtataggttGGTATGAAATTAATGTTGGCTGACAGATTTAAAGAATATacgattttaatcgaaataatattcatcAGAATCTACACATTTTtgcaagtttcttttttttccaatctcAACGACgtaaaattcta encodes:
- the LOC124951226 gene encoding dynamin-binding protein-like isoform X1, encoding MESGSLTKVLHDFFTTVDGELSLYKGEHFLIHKVIDKHWCYGQSNNKTGNFPSNHLHKVEIPLLLDTQSLFVSIAAFAGEQSGDLSFGAGDLIIGIHEVGSGWYYGQIDSRVGIFPTTHTWQLDTNLIKRTGNKKSIRKKGRVKATLKAQLEEELDLNEGEVVTVTEVLDDGWCRGITEDGRNGIFPEGFISYMNDETSDQTDTCVSRENVLSSSLYNINSVENNVSNSYSVQSYKEEDPAPSYYDLFPQFSTSKEKVSEDNDRDDNANSFDVKPYAITLYPFNAQFPNELNFGAGEIVHLIKHVDSEWMEGSIDDNKGIFPISYVNIVVDCPEMKAKEEILNKEDNSTEYTILEPGTMAKVEYTFKAQMDGDLNITEGDIVTIISMANENWINVKNVNGEIGLCPRGYLSSSPISEPNRDSTMDLLEDFVVLRDDKPSSLTDEEYKPKRLSEPHRPAPPAPAPGRMPLQNSNKDSTIDNACASEISIDISEKKADQRQNVISELVLTEKEYVRDLTLTYETFNLSNPDFLKAKGIDVDVLFGNILEIIQVAEELLHEILRAMKGCDEQLQQIGTCFTKMANKLRVVYVKYCGNHEAALALLKKYENNEEIMSVFNKGTETLRYQIACFDMSSILIKPVQRILKYPLILFELIKCTEDDHPDKLSVKEAWKAMTDVACYINEYKRRKDLVLKYLDNDNTLIRKMAKLNMHSVAKMSTRLSTKLSASLGLTNIAVDPVFEELERQFRSIEKCTWQLAKDVEMCVIYLSDEAISGEVMSDYLNQYYQGTPNLEIKRIRDIRSLIWSQFMQDLKSCLEIRLNVPLNLLTTFLEGPAILITKRHDKLLDYDAAISKSEKYKDSKIVQDELATAKGNFEALNQQLLEELPILIDAAMKVLVKCINAFANARKLLSGRITKRYLKLYEITTQVSLKDILESFLVNHNLLWNQIARFSFGGTNQRTEEEREECCSQDEEERILLTKKYTRDKLYVLKENVTKTTSLDLGATKGSLVAVIKNQDPMGDITRWLVDNGTVKGFLPANKLTPLQQIQQPIKEAASLESNINRNTDSMSDLISMVSPEKEVKPLSESNLQSLLYLNIDEELNTNQIYSNIEEISKTQTYQNLTYEFYYTMYDFAGGIPGTLPAKKGKALRLIRPHDEKGNDEWWLVEDRYGQSGYVPKNYLTPAPQTKP
- the LOC124951226 gene encoding dynamin-binding protein-like isoform X2; the protein is MNDETSDQTDTCVSRENVLSSSLYNINSVENNVSNSYSVQSYKEEDPAPSYYDLFPQFSTSKEKVSEDNDRDDNANSFDVKPYAITLYPFNAQFPNELNFGAGEIVHLIKHVDSEWMEGSIDDNKGIFPISYVNIVVDCPEMKAKEEILNKEDNSTEYTILEPGTMAKVEYTFKAQMDGDLNITEGDIVTIISMANENWINVKNVNGEIGLCPRGYLSSSPISEPNRDSTMDLLEDFVVLRDDKPSSLTDEEYKPKRLSEPHRPAPPAPAPGRMPLQNSNKDSTIDNACASEISIDISEKKADQRQNVISELVLTEKEYVRDLTLTYETFNLSNPDFLKAKGIDVDVLFGNILEIIQVAEELLHEILRAMKGCDEQLQQIGTCFTKMANKLRVVYVKYCGNHEAALALLKKYENNEEIMSVFNKGTETLRYQIACFDMSSILIKPVQRILKYPLILFELIKCTEDDHPDKLSVKEAWKAMTDVACYINEYKRRKDLVLKYLDNDNTLIRKMAKLNMHSVAKMSTRLSTKLSASLGLTNIAVDPVFEELERQFRSIEKCTWQLAKDVEMCVIYLSDEAISGEVMSDYLNQYYQGTPNLEIKRIRDIRSLIWSQFMQDLKSCLEIRLNVPLNLLTTFLEGPAILITKRHDKLLDYDAAISKSEKYKDSKIVQDELATAKGNFEALNQQLLEELPILIDAAMKVLVKCINAFANARKLLSGRITKRYLKLYEITTQVSLKDILESFLVNHNLLWNQIARFSFGGTNQRTEEEREECCSQDEEERILLTKKYTRDKLYVLKENVTKTTSLDLGATKGSLVAVIKNQDPMGDITRWLVDNGTVKGFLPANKLTPLQQIQQPIKEAASLESNINRNTDSMSDLISMVSPEKEVKPLSESNLQSLLYLNIDEELNTNQIYSNIEEISKTQTYQNLTYEFYYTMYDFAGGIPGTLPAKKGKALRLIRPHDEKGNDEWWLVEDRYGQSGYVPKNYLTPAPQTKP